One region of Haloprofundus salilacus genomic DNA includes:
- a CDS encoding class I SAM-dependent methyltransferase gives MIGDWIEWKAMGDRSETEDQADWWNEMYGSETVPPWDIGHPQPALVDAIESYELSGPILDVGCGTGIHALWATERGYTALGIDFSEVGIEVAQKRARERGLDADFRVADALNLPSNLGPFKTVLDSGLFHAFETDERETYARELAAVVSSGGHLFLVGFAEGATENAGPNPLTPEDIHSAFGNQWTVHETQESVFETRVRSEQGLLAVVERV, from the coding sequence ATGATAGGTGACTGGATAGAGTGGAAGGCCATGGGCGATCGGTCCGAAACAGAAGACCAAGCGGATTGGTGGAATGAGATGTATGGAAGTGAGACAGTTCCACCGTGGGACATCGGTCACCCCCAACCAGCACTCGTGGATGCCATCGAAAGCTATGAGTTGTCCGGCCCAATCCTCGACGTTGGATGTGGCACCGGGATACACGCACTCTGGGCTACAGAACGAGGATACACAGCTCTCGGCATCGATTTCTCCGAGGTAGGTATTGAAGTGGCACAAAAGAGAGCCAGAGAGCGAGGTCTGGACGCCGACTTTCGAGTTGCGGATGCGCTGAATCTCCCAAGCAATCTCGGACCGTTCAAGACGGTGTTGGATAGTGGGCTCTTCCACGCCTTCGAGACAGACGAACGGGAAACCTACGCTCGTGAACTCGCCGCAGTCGTCTCGTCGGGTGGACACCTCTTTCTCGTCGGCTTCGCCGAAGGCGCTACCGAGAACGCAGGGCCGAATCCACTCACTCCAGAAGATATTCACTCTGCGTTTGGAAACCAGTGGACGGTCCACGAGACTCAGGAGAGTGTGTTTGAAACACGAGTACGTTCCGAGCAGGGGCTCCTCGCCGTCGTCGAACGGGTTTGA